In a single window of the Melanotaenia boesemani isolate fMelBoe1 chromosome 22, fMelBoe1.pri, whole genome shotgun sequence genome:
- the ylpm1 gene encoding YLP motif-containing protein 1 isoform X1 — MYPSWGNYGAPPSQSYGGPGPRKPPGGSHTSTAAGFGGFEASPGGSLFSSLQEQHLQQMQQLQMLHQKQLQSVLHHGNSGPAYGGGGGGYSGSSWQTEGSGHVEGGDGAQSYYKPEETSGQTTRGPPAPKQGLQQPPPPPPQPHHTEPQPVPPPPESQPPKPPENNGTSNTKDVNNKDSSAVEDNKSLPLQEQQQLWYKQHLQNLQKLRQERSKQFQKEGEASMPPQPSASKALPPLPPSDPPKNTPPPPPPKEEPPVPPPPPVEVRSENVGNSPTFTDTPEVPKDPEEAARLQQLQAAAAQWQQVQQQRAGLQYQALMQQHEKLQQILEQYQQLIQQSSNLQSMSAEMQLRHYEVQQQQFTPLFQDWDRSFALWYEQFQTYPHKDQLQDYEHQWKQWQEQMNATNAHLQERVATLTAMVPFASSQYKSAVIGQFGQYPGQEMQMQQQALNPGIQQTALAAGPNTAGQPPGFGAHSESHTGPPVQGSVPTSVGVRPPGPLTVPPPSFSSVGGQRVSRFDQPPQDFDGPPRFDQPQQRFDGPPRLDQPQQHFDGPPRFEQSQQHFDGPQRFNKPQQRFDVSPRFDQPRQRFDGPHRFDQPRQHFDGPPRFDQPRQRFDGPPRFDQPRQRFDGPPRFDQPRQRFDGPSRFDQPRFGQQPRFESSRPPGPSPCTESPGAPHQKQPGPQPKTEAATQQPAKNVSKTSEKTAGEPQSVKEKNEPDKKTKVEDLTDDSLLGTEGFFVQNDPIPQTLPASTDSEEKDGKNSSDVNEKPKPGNNKPPVSTASAVVAKTPAQTSVKQEGPLTDSKPPQIQKPAGIQPQGSGQMQARPEPPKPPLGRGRGQPLLCGRGRGQMGSGEFRGPSTVPAGEEIGEMPFDYRPPEESMGMPEEQEGYHWQNPSYEEFGDDESEMPPEETWMPEEHYFQEDEYYEEPIGPHMGRGRPPMMRGGAPLGRGGQPMGRGGPPMGRGVPPMGRGGPSMGRGGPPIGRGGPPVGRGGPPMGRGGPPMGRGGPPVGRGGPPMGRGGPPMGRGGPPIGRGGLPMGRGEPMDRHWEDVESAEYSEEGDPYWGEWRPPMRGMRPPFPPGRGRPPRGHPGFMPPGRGRPPHPAHGPMDHERLGHELDSDDTNIDPSMHSVYHGHDPYSHPMHPDVGRDRRRIPPPPHEIMEEPLYDEEREQDWPPQHGRGPPLPPHEIIDRGGKRGRPMGRGIARGMWRPGPAREEYEEGYREGYSVDYDHGEDGFRWRSAKDYPPDDYRQDAKYFQSEWDRERSLSERDYLPRMLPPEHIRDGQWQEETERGHSYAYDDPGRGRGELRIREYGDEPPYRQEEAPLSDWNRPSRLPPPSERGYPDYPDHRLRYDEHREEPSLDILPPPPPAACVTDVSENSPEPAAQGASGANVLALSQRQHEIILKAAQELKQIRELQESKTPSTEQQPSETLPELPAGLLGLEIPPDVRNVLKGMTAAAQTAVTEPVSWENKSVDYTPSLSAAPIPQMIPKTVDYGHGHEPGATVERISYGERIVLRPDPLSSDRGYEKELLGLRDPYSRDPYYERRSDPYMERREYSRERELYREKPPEYERERFERERFISRERDDSTHVLVEERSPLAPALRSGYRDRDRDVRDSDRSGSRDPDEHYGRPGYDRAPYERSSLDRIGPERYTSPYMDRRGFPEDRGPPAAAPLPPPPPAPRVEKKPEIKNIDDILKPPGRLSRPERIVIIMRGLPGSGKSHVAKLIRDKEVECGGAPPRVLVLDDYFMTEVEKVEKDPDTGKRVKTKVLEYEYEPEMEDTYRSSMLKTFKKTLDDGFFPFIIIDTVNDRVKHFDQFWSAAKTKGFEVYVAEITADTQTCSKRNVHGRTHKDISKMSNHWESSPRHMVRLDVRSLLQDAAIEEVEMEDFNPDDEPVEPKKEEEEEGDLGYVPKSKWEMDTSEAKLDKLDGLVSGGKRKREGEQSSDLEDYLQLPDDYATRMSEPGKKRVRWADLEEQKDADRKRAIGFVVGQTDWERITDESGQLAQRALNRTKYF; from the exons atgtatCCCTCTTGGGGAAATTACGGTGCACCTCCATCGCAAAGCTATGGTGGGCCAGGGCCTCGTAAACCTCCGGGTGGCAGCCATACTAGCACGGCTGCAGGGTTCGGCGGGTTCGAGGCCTCGCCTGGGGGTTCGCTTTTTTCTAGCCTTCAGGAACAACACCTCCAacagatgcagcagctgcagatgctgcaccagAAACAGCTTCAATCTGTGTTGCATCACGGGAACAGTGGCCCTGCGTACGGCGGCGGGGGTGGTGGATATTCGGGGTCATCGTGGCAGACAGAAGGGTCAGGGCATGTAGAAGGTGGTGATGGTGCTCAGTCGTATTATAAACCAGAAGAGACTTCGGGTCAGACGACGCGAGGTCCCCCAGCTCCGAAACAGGGTCTTCAGCAGCCTCCTCCGCCTCCACCACAGCCGCACCACACCGAACCCCAACCGGTTCCTCCCCCTCCAGAGTCCCAGCCACCCAAACCTCCAGAAAACAATGGTACATCCAATACCAAAGATGTCAACAACAAAGATTCATCTGCAGTAGAAGACAACAAATCTTTACCCTTGCAG gagcagcagcagctttggtATAAGCAACATCTTCAGAATCTACAAAAACTGAGACAAGAGAGGAGCAAACAGTTTCAGAAGGAGGGTGAAGCCTCTATGCCACCGCAACCCTCTGCAAGTAAAGCACTTCCTCCTCTCCCACCCTCTGACCCACCAAAAAACacaccacctccaccccctcccaAGGAAGAACCCCCTGTgccacctccacctcctgtgGAAGTAAGG AGTGAAAATGTAGGAAACTCACCTACATTTACAGACACA CCCGAGGTTCCAAAAGATCCAGAAGAAGCTGCCCGTCTCCAGCAACTgcaggcagcagcagcacagtggCAGCAGGTGCAACAGCAGAGAGCAGGTTTACAATACCAAGCTCTCATGCAACAACATGAAAAGCTTCAGCAGATCCTGGAGCAATACCAGCAGTTGATTCAGCAATCTTCTAACCTGCAG TCAATGTCTGCTGAAATGCAGCTCAGGCACTATGAAGTGCAACAGCAGCAGTTTACTCCTTTATTCCAAGATTGGGATCGCTCTTTTGCCTTGTGGTATGAACAGTTCCAGACATATCCCCACAAAGACCAACTTCAGGACTATGAGCATCAGTGGAAACAGTGGCAGGAGCAGATGAATGCCACTAATGCTCACCTTCAAGAAAGGGTGGCTACCCTTACTGCCATGGTGCCATTTGCCTCAAGTCAGTATAAGAGTGCAGTGATAGGACAGTTTGGCCAGTACCCTGGACAAGAGATGCAAATGCAGCAGCAGGCATTAAACCCAGGTATCCAGCAGACTGCACTTGCTGCTGGGCCCAATACTGCGGGTCAGCCCCCTGGCTTTGGAGCGCACTCAGAATCACACACTGGACCCCCTGTTCAAGGAAGTGTTCCTACTAGCGTAGGAGTCAGGCCCCCAGGTCCCCTGACTGTGCCACCGCCAAGCTTCAGCAGTGTTGGAGGGCAACG GGTAAGCAGATTTGACCAACCACCACAAGATTTTGATGGTCCCCCAAGGTTTGATCAACCACAGCAGCGATTTGATGGTCCTCCAAGGTTAGACCAGCCACAGCAGCATTTTGACGGCCCTCCCAGGTTTGAACAATCACAGCAGCACTTTGATGGCCCCCAAAGGTTCAACAAACCACAGCAGCGTTTTGATGTTTCACCTCGATTTGACCAACCACGCCAGCGCTTTGATGGTCCACATAGATTTGACCAACCACGGCAACACTTTGATGGTCCCCCCAGATTTGACCAGCCACGCCAACGCTTTGATGGGCCACCCAGATTTGACCAACCACGGCAACGCTTTGATGGTCCCCCCAGATTTGACCAGCCACGGCAGCGCTTTGATGGGCCCTCTAGATTTGACCAACCTCGATTTGGACAGCAGCCTAGATTTGAATCCTCGAGGCCCCCTGGCCCTTCACCTTGTACTGAATCTCCTGGAGCGCCTCATCAAAAACAACCAGGTCCTCAACCTAAGACAGaagcagcaactcagcaacctgctaAAAATGTGTCCAAGACTTCAGAAAAGACAGCTGGTGAGCCCCagtctgttaaagaaaaaaatgaaccaGATAAAAAGACAAAGGTTGAAGACTTGACAGATGACAGTCTGctaggaactgagggcttttTTGTTCAAAATGACCCTATTCCTCAGACGTTACCCGCTAGCACAGACTCAGAGGAAAAGGATGGCAAGAATTCATCTGATGTTAATGAAAAACCTAAACCTGGTAATAATAAGCCGCCCGTGTCGACTGCCTCTGCTGTGGTGGCAAAAACTCCCGCACAAACCTCTGTCAAACAAGAAGGACCGTTGACAGACAGCAAACCACCCCAGATTCAAAAGCCAGCTGGGATCCAACCACAAGGTTCAGGTCAGATGCAGGCAAGGCCAGAACCTCCAAAGCCTCCCTTGGGGAGGGGGCGGGGTCAGCCCCTATTGTGTGGTCGGGGGCGTGGACAGATGGGTTCTGGGGAATTCAGGGGACCAAGCACTGTTCCAGCTGGGGAGGAGATTGGAGAAATGCCATTTGACTATAGGCCACCTGAAGAGAGTATGGGGATGCCGGAGGAGCAAGAGGGCTACCACTGGCAAAATCCTTCGTACGAGGAATTTGGTGATGATGAATCAGAGATGCCTCCTGAAGAAACATGGATGCCAGAAGAACATTACTTTCAAGAAGATGAGTATTATGAAGAGCCCATAGGACCGCATATGGGAAGAGGCAGACCCCCAATGATGAGAGGAGGGGCCCCACTTGGAAGAGGAGGTCAACCAATGGGCAGAGGGGGACCACCAATGGGGAGAGGAGTTCCACCCATGGGAAGAGGGGGTCCTTCAATGGGCAGAGGGGGACCGCCCATTGGCAGAGGGGGTCCGCCCGTTGGCAGAGGAGGTCCACCCATGGGCAGAGGAGGTCCCCCCATGGGCAGGGGAGGTCCACCAGTGGGCAGAGGAGGTCCTCCCATGGGCAGAGGAGGCCCTCCCATGGGTAGAGGGGGACCTCCCATAGGCAGGGGAGGTCTACCAATGGGTCGAGGTGAGCCAATGGACAGGCACTGGGAAGATGTTGAGTCAGCTGAGTACTCAGAGGAAGGGGACCCTTACTGGGGAGAATGGAGGCCTCCAATGAGAGGGATGAGACCCCCATTTCCACCTGGACGAGGTCGTCCTCCACGTGGGCACCCTGGTTTTATGCCCCCAGGACGTGGACGCCCACCCCACCCAGCACACGGACCAATGGATCATGAGCGATTAGGACATGAATTGGACTCTGATGATACCAATATTGATCCATCAATGCACTCAGTGTACCATGGACATGACCCTTATAGCCATCCAATGCACCCTGATGTAGGAAGAGACAGGCGACGCATACCACCACCACCTCATGAAATTATGGAAGAGCCATTATATGATGAAGAAAGAGAGCAGGATTGGCCTCCACAACATGGCAGAGGCCCTCCCCTGCCTCCTCATGAGATAATAGATAGGGGAGGAAAGAGGGGGCGACCTATGGGCCGAGGAATAGCAAGGGGCATGTGGCGGCCAGGTCCAGCACGTGAGGAATATGAAGAGGGGTATAGGGAGGGTTACTCTGTGGATTATGATCACGGGGAAGATGGGTTTCGCTGGCGTTCAGCTAAGGACTATCCTCCTGATGACTACCGTCAAGATGCTAAGTACTTTCAGTCTGAGTGGGATAGAGAACGTTCTCTTTCTGAAAGAGACTATCTTCCCCGCATGCTACCACCAGAACACATAAGAGATGGGCAATGGCAAGAAGAAACTGAGAGAGGCCACTCTTATGCATATGATGATCCTGGTAGGGGAAGAGGAGAACTCAGAATTCGTGAATACGGGGATGAACCACCATACAGACAAGAAGAGGCACCACTTTCAGACTGGAATAGGCCCTCAAGGCTTCCTCCACCATCAGAGAGGGGCTATCCTGATTATCCAGACCATAGACTCCGCTATGATGAGCACAGAGAGGAGCCCTCTTTGGATATACTGCCTCCTCCACCGCCTGCTGCATGTGTCACAGATGTGTCTGAGAATTCACCTGAACCAGCAGCTCAAGGAGCAAGTGGAGCAAATGTTCTTGCACTGTCCCAACGTCAGCATGAGATAATCTTGAAAGCTGCTCAAGAGCTTAAACAAATAAG gGAACTGCAGGAGTCAAAGACCCCTAGCACAGAACAACAGCCCAGTGAAACTCTGCCTGAGCTACCTGCTGGTCTCCTTGGTTTGGAGATTCCACCAGATGTTAGGAATGTTCTGAAG GGTATGACTGCAGCTGCACAGACTGCTGTTACTGAACCAGTTTCCTGGGAAAACAAATCTGTAGATTACACACCATCTCTCTCTGCTGCACCCATACCTCAGATGATTCCTAAGACTGTTGATTATGGACATGGGCATG AGCCTGGTGCCACTGTTGAGCGCATTTCTTATGGGGAGAGAATAGTCCTGAGGCCTGACCCGCTGTCTTCAGACAGGGGCTATGAAAAAG AACTGCTTGGCCTCAGAGACCCTTACAGCAGAGACCCATATTATGAAAGACGATCAGACCCGTACATGGAACGCAGAGAGTACAGCCGAGAGAGGGAATTATACAGAGAAAAACCTCCTGAATATGAAAGAGAGAGATTTGAGAGGGAACGCTTTATTTCACGTGAGAGAGATGACAG CACACATGTCTTGGTTGAAGAAAG GTCTCCACTGGCTCCTGCTCTGCGCTCAGGATACAGGGATAGAGACAGAGATGTTCGAGACAGTGATCGAAGTGGCAGTCGTGATCCAGATGAGCATTATGGAAGACCTGGCTATGACAGAGCTCCATATGAGCGCTCCAGCCTTGACCGCATTGGGCCTGAACGTTACACCTCACCTTACA TGGACAGAAGAGGTTTTCCAGAGGACAGAGGgcctcctgctgcagcacccctcccacccccaccaccaGCCCCAAGAGTTGAGAAAAAGCCTGAAATCAAGAATATTGATGATATTCTCAAACCACCTGGAAGATTATCGCGACCTGAGAGG attgtCATCATAATGAGAGGTCTCCCAGGAAGTGGAAAAAGCCACGTTGCCAAGCTCATACGG GACAAGGAAGTTGAATGTGGTGGTGCACCTCCAAGAGTTCTTGTTTTGGATGATTATTTCATGACAGAAGTCGAGAAAGTTGAGAAAGACCCAGACACGGGGAAGAGGGTCAAAACCAAG GTTCTTGAGTATGAGTATGAGCCAGAGATGGAGGACACCTACCGGAGCAGTATGCTTAAAACATTCAAGAAAACTCTGGATGATGGCTTTTTTCCCTTCATCATTATCGACACGGTTAATGACCGAGTTAAACATTTTGATCAGTTCTGGAGTGCAGCCAAAACTAAAGGCTTCGAG GTGTATGTGGCTGAAATCACGGCTGACACTCAGACTTGTTCAAAGAGGAATGTCCACGGGCGCACTCATAAAGATATATCAAAG ATGTCCAACCACTGGGAATCTTCACCACGTCATATGGTGCGCTTGGATGTCCGGTCCTTGCTTCAAGATGCTGCTATAGAGGAG GTTGAAATGGAAGACTTCAACCCTGATGATGAGCCAGTGGAACCcaagaaggaggaagaagaagagggcgATCTG GGTTATGTTCCGAAAAGCAAATGGGAGATGGACACATCTGAGGCCAAACTTG ACAAATTGGATGGTCTGGTGAGTGGTGGGAAGAGAAAACGTGAAGGTGAACAATCGTCAGACCTGGAGGACTACCTTCAGCTGCCAGATGACTATGCTACACGCATGTctgaaccaggaaagaaaagg GTTCGATGGGCTGATCTTGAAGAGCAAAAGGATGCAGATCGCAAGCGTGCTATTGGTTTTGTGGTGGGTCAAACAGATTGGGAAAGAATAACAGATGAGAGCGGCCAGCTGGCACAAAGAGCTCTCAACCGTACAAAGTATTTCTAA